Proteins from one Malaya genurostris strain Urasoe2022 chromosome 2, Malgen_1.1, whole genome shotgun sequence genomic window:
- the LOC131432247 gene encoding uncharacterized protein LOC131432247 produces the protein MMFKATIYCCLAAAVVLNSVPRTDATLDFLLDIFDSLFGDSSEETEDMIINTKPNATVMVVCTTSCNLNVMCVNCTKINGEIMKPPMTMPSMDDTMSTPRSTTTTVKTMTDKPPESVSEGSSKPANGEENEKPANSTNGEEPPTNSS, from the exons ATGATGTTCAAAGCCACAATCTACTGCTGTCTGGCAGCAGCTGTTGTGCTGAATTCTGTTCCCCGGACGGATGCAACTTTG GATTTTTTACTCGATATTTTTGATTCGCTCTTCGGAGACAGCAGCGAGGAGACGGAGGATATGATAATCAATACCAAACCGAACGCCACCGTGATGGTAGTTTGCACTACCTCCTGTAATCTGAACGTAATGTGTGTCAATTGCACGAAAATAAACGGAGAAATTATGAAGCCTCCGATGACGATGCCCAGTATGGATGATACGATGAGCACACCAAGGAGCACAACTACGACTGTGAAAACGATGACAGATAAGCCACCGGAAAGTGTTTCCGAAGGTTCCTCGAAACCAGCAAACggcgaagaaaatgaaaaacctGCAAATTCAACGAATGGCGAGGAGCCTCCAACAAACAGCAGTTga